The genomic DNA GATATTGAATGGATGGATCGGGAAGACGGTATGATTCTTCATTATACATCCGGGTCCACAGGGAAGCCGAAGGGCGTTTTACATGTTCATAAAGCTATGATTCAGCATTATCAGACAGGACGCTGGGTGTTAGATTTAAAAGAAGATGATGTTTATTGGTGTACAGCTGACCCTGGTTGGGTTACAGGAACTTCTTATGGTATTTTTGCGCCATGGTTGAATGGAGCATCCAATGTTGTCCGCGGCGGCCGCTTCAAACCAGGTGATTGGTATCAAACCATAGATGATTATGGGGTCACTGTTTGGTATACCGCACCTACAGCCCTTCGTATGTTAATGGGTTCTGGCGATGAACTCGTCAAACAGTATGATCTTTCAACTTTGCGCCACATCTTAAGTGTGGGTGAACCCTTAAATCCTGAGGTTGTCCGCTGGGGATTAAAAGTCTTTAATATGCGTATTCATGATACTTGGTGGATGACCGAGACCGGGGCTATCTTAATCAGCAATTATCCATCGATGCCGCTTAAACCAGGTTCGATGGGTAAGCCTATTCCAGGTACGGAAGCAGCGATTATTGATGATGATGGCAACGAATTACCAGCCAATCAAATGGGTAATTTAGCAATCAGACAAGGCTGGCCGTCAATGATGCGGTCGATTTGGAACCGACAAGAGAAGTATAACTCGTATTTTACACCTGAAGGATGGTACGTATCAGGTGATTCCGCTTATCAGGATGAGGATGGCTACTTCTGGTTTCAAGGCCGTGTTGATGATGTGATTATGACATCTGGTGAACGTGTTGGGCCGTTTGAGGTTGAAAGCAAGCTTGTTGAACACCCAGCCGTTGCCGAGGCCGGTGTCATCGGCGTCCCTGACCCTGTTAGAGGGGAAATTATTAAAGCCTTCATCGCTTTAAGTGCCGGCTATGAATCAAGTGATCAGTTAAAAGAAGACATTCGCACGTTTGTTAAAAAAGGTTTAGCTGCTCATACAGCGCCGCGGCAAATTGAATTTAAGGAAGGTTTACCAAAAACGCGCAGCGGTAAAATCATGCGTCGTGTGCTTAAAGCTTGGGATCTTGACTTGCCGACCGGCGACTTGTCAACAATGGAAAAGTAAGATCTAGCATACAAAAAGCCCTTTGATCTGTTTGATCAAAGGGCTTTTGTGTGTTTAATTGTCTAGGATTGATTTTCTGTAGAGTCATCGGACCCTTCAGAGCCATCATCGGATCCTTCAGAGCCATTGGATCCTCCAGAGCCATTGGACCCTCCAGAGTTATCGGATTCTCCAGAGTCACCGGATTCTCCAGAGTCACCGGATTCTCCAGAGTCACCGGATTCTCCAGAGTCATCGGATTCTCCAGAATTACTGGATCCATTGGAGCCATCACCACCGGTTGGCTGATTTTCCGGTTTATCTGATTTCTCAGGTTCACCGGCGGTAAGCATGTTAGTTTTTCCTGATGTCTTACCTGTGATATCGACAGCAGCGACATAGTAACGGTTATATCCACCGCCCACTTGAAACTTATTAGCTTCGTTACTTCTTACGTGACCGATTTCTTTAAATGAGTTTGAATCACCTGATGCGCGATAAATTCGATAACCGACAACATCTTTTGATTGACTGTCTGACCACTTGAGAACGCCGTTTCCATATGACAAGCCCCCTGGTGCCGCTGGAGCCCCTTGACTTGGATTGAACTTCGCGCCGGGAACAGCTTTCCCCCATTGTTCTGAGGTGACTTGATCAATTGGTAAGTGAGGGTAACGGTCTTTTAAAAACTCTCTTGTTAATAAGCCGCCTTCACTTGTAAATTCAGCCGGTGTATTCGAAAGTGCAGCGACTTTTTGATCTTCACTGAGGTAGGCAACAGTTCCTTTGCCAAACGCGTCTTTACCTGATCCTGGCAAATGATCCGTGCTGAATAAACCTGACGCTGCAAAGCCAGCGTCTGCACAAGCATCGGTTAGGCTTTCCCCTGTAAGACCACAGAATGATCGCTTCACGATTCCGGTAGGCATATTAAACTGTTTATTAGTGTCCATCAGTTCCGGTTTTTGGTCATAGGCTGCATTGGCTAAGCCAGCCCAAAGCTTTTGTGTACGTAAGTCGTATTCACCTGTAAGTTGATATCGTTTTTCTTGTTTTTCGTAACCAACCCATGTGCTCATCGTCATATTTTGATTATAACCGACAAACCAGTTATCTAAGTAGTTATTAGTTGTTCCAGTTTTACCGGC from Tuberibacillus sp. Marseille-P3662 includes the following:
- the acsA gene encoding acetate--CoA ligase, translated to MKTEVIPANQKDHNLDNYEEVRHNFNWEDVENAFTWNRTGKVNMAYEAIDKHAERDRKNKVALYFSDGERDETYTFLEMKSLSNKAAHVLKDQANVEKGDRVFIFMPRSPELYFTLLGTLKIGAIVGPLFEAFMEGAVKDRLEDSEAKVIVTTPELLDRVPVDQLPHLEKIVLVGDNIEESDQSIDFNRHMASASSEFDIEWMDREDGMILHYTSGSTGKPKGVLHVHKAMIQHYQTGRWVLDLKEDDVYWCTADPGWVTGTSYGIFAPWLNGASNVVRGGRFKPGDWYQTIDDYGVTVWYTAPTALRMLMGSGDELVKQYDLSTLRHILSVGEPLNPEVVRWGLKVFNMRIHDTWWMTETGAILISNYPSMPLKPGSMGKPIPGTEAAIIDDDGNELPANQMGNLAIRQGWPSMMRSIWNRQEKYNSYFTPEGWYVSGDSAYQDEDGYFWFQGRVDDVIMTSGERVGPFEVESKLVEHPAVAEAGVIGVPDPVRGEIIKAFIALSAGYESSDQLKEDIRTFVKKGLAAHTAPRQIEFKEGLPKTRSGKIMRRVLKAWDLDLPTGDLSTMEK